Within the Streptomyces sp. NBC_00554 genome, the region CCAAGTGCGCGCGCGGCCGTGCGCCCCTCGCGCAAGCCCTGCGCCTCCAGCGCGCGCACCTCGTCGACGAGCCCCGCCTCCCACATACGGTCCACCCGGCGCGCGATGCGCTCGTCCAGCTCGGGGCGTGCGACGTCGACGCCGATCTGAAGGGTGTCGTACACCGAGTCGTGGCCCGGCAGGTTGGCGGTGAAGGGCTTGCCGGTGATCTCGATGACTTCGAGGGCGCGGACGATACGGCGGCCGTTGCTGGGCAGGATCGCGTGGGCGGCCTCCGGGTCGGCCATGGCCAGCCGCGCGTGCAGCGCGCCGGAGCCGCGCAGGGTGAGCTCCTCCTCCAGGCGGGCCCGCACCTCGGGGTCGGTGCCGGGGAACTCGAGATTGTCGACGGCCCCACGGACGTACAGCCCGGAGCCGCCCACCAGGATCGGCCAGCTGCCCTCGGCGAGCAGCGCGTCGATCCGGGCGCGGGCGAGCCGCTGGTACTCGGCGACGCTGGCCGTGACGGTCACGTCCCATATGTCCAGGAGGTGGTGCGGGATCCCACCGCGTTCCTCGGGCGTCAGCTTGGCGGTGCCGATGTCCATCCCTCGGTACAACTGCATGGAGTCGGCGTTGACGACCTCGCCTCCGAGGCGTTGGGCAAGGAAAACGCCCAGATCGGACTTTCCTGCCGCGGTCGGTCCGACGACGGCGATGACCCGGGGGGCGGGCGGTGCGCTTCTCACCGTCCCAGTCTCGCAAACCTCCGGGCCTGTCCTCGAACGAGTTAAGTGACGGCACGAGTCCGGGGTCGTTGCCTGTTGCGAGGTTCCAGCCGCCGGTTTTCGAGGACCGGTGACCCGGGCGACGCAATGGGACGCACCGGGCAACGCGGGATTTCGCCCTCACGAGTAACGTATGGAGTGGATATGGGCGTTTTTGCACGGCTTCTCCGGAGGTCGAAGGCTACGGAGGAGGCGTCAACCGCTGAGGTGCAGGCCGACACACTGACGGCCGAGACCGAGGCGGAGGTGGCGGAAGAGGCGAAGGGTTCGTCCGAGACCGAGGACGAGGCGACGGCGGAGACCGCCGGTGCCGCCACCACGGAGGACGTGGAGATCCCCAAGCAGCAGACCGCCGAGAAGGCTGCCGACAACGAGGCCGGCGAGGGCGCCCGCAAGTAACTGCCCCTCGAGGGAAGGCGGACCATGGGTCTCCTGGACAATCTCAAAGCCAAGCTGGCGCCTGCCAAGGACAAGGTCTCGGACCTCGCGCAGCAGCACGGCGACAAGGTCAGTCATGGTCTCGACAAGGCCGCGAAGGTCGTCGACGAAAAGACCAAGCACAAGTACAGCGACAAGATCCAGACAGGCACGGGCAAGGCGAAGGGCGCCATGGACCGCCTCGCGCACAAGGACAGCAACGGCGCCACACCTCCGCCGGACGCGCCGTCCCCGCCTACGGCTTCCTGAACACAGCGCACATCGCCGGACGGCCGAGGAGCACTCAGGGCTCCCGGCCGTCCGCCGCGTTCGGGGCGGGGTGGCCGGGGGCCGGTTTCCCGGCGGAGGCGGCTTCCCGGCGGAGGCGGCTTCCCGGCGGAGGCGGCTTCCGGGCAGAGGCGACTTCCCGACGGGGGGCGAGGATCGCAGCCCGTCGGCCGCAGCAGCCAGTGAGTTGGCGCCGGAGTGCGCCGCAGCGGCTCAGTCGCAGCGGCTCAAGAGACTCCAGGCCACGCATGCCGCGAAGGGCCGCGCCTCCCGGGCGGCCACGACGCGGAGGTCGGCGACTACGCCAAGCGCGTCCCGGCACCAGTCACCCGGACGGCCTCAAGCACCACCGTGCTCAGGGACGCCCCCTGAACCACCACGCCAAGCCCCCGAAGCCGCCCCAGACAGCCTTCAGGACCAGGCCGCCACCAGATACCCCACCCCGTACGGCGCGTCCTCGTACAGCAGTGCGCCGCCGAGCCCCGCACCCTCCGCCGCGCCCGCGAGGACCTGCCAGGGGGCCCGCCCGGAGACCTTCAGCTCCTGCGCCAGCTCCGCGTCCAGCGCTTTGAGGGCCGGCACGTCCGCCGCCTCCAGCGCACGCGCGACCCCCGCGTCGAAGCCCGCCGCGCGCTCGTCGAGATAGCCGGGCGCCTTGAGCGTCCGGCAGGCGCTGGCGTCGCCCATCACCAGCAGTGCCACCCGCCCGGCCCGCGCGCCGATGCTCTCCCCGACTTGAATACACCGCTCGGCCTCGAGAGGTTCCCCCACACCGAGACCCTCGACCGGGGCATCGGACCAGCCCGTGCGCTCGAGCAGCCACGCGGCGACGGCGAGCGAGGCCGGAAGCTCACGCTCAGAAACGCCCGGGTCCGACGCCCCACTTCCCAGGCGTACGTTTCCCAGGCGTACGTCGAGATCCACGCCGAACCCGCGGAACGAGCCCCCGGTGCCCTCAAGGTGCGGACCGCGCCCGTTCTGTTCGGCGGGGCCCACGACGACCAGCAGGTCGGGGCGGGAGGCGGCGAGCACGCCCAGCGCGTCCGTACAGGCGGCGCGCGCGGCGTCCAGCTCGGGCGCCGCACCGGCGGCGACGTCCGGGACGAGCAGCGGCGGACAGGGGCAGACTGCGGCGGCTACAAGCATGATCGGCAGCGTAGCCCCGCTCGGCGGCGGAACGTCACTCCTGGATCAGTACGTCGTCACCTGGACCCATTCCCGGCAAGCGACGGAGTCAGTCGCAGCCGCACCCGCTGCTCGCCGCGACCGGCAGCGGCTCGGGCGCGCCGATCTTCGGCAGGCCGAGCATGACGCCCGCCGGCTTCGCGGCCGCGGCGGCGTTGCGCTTCTCCCACGCGTCCCCCGCGCGCGTGCGGCGCACGTTCAGGACGGCGCCCTCGGCGAGGAGGTGGTGCGGGGCGGCGTAGGTGATCTCGACGGTGACGACGTCGCCGGGGCGCACGTCCTCGTCGGGCTTGGTGAAGTGGACCAGGCGGTTGTCGGGGGCGCGGCCGGAGAGGCGGTGTGTGGCGCCGTCCTTGCGGCCCTCGCCCTCGGCGACCATCAGCTCCAGGGTGCGGCCGACCTGCTTCTTGTTCTCGTCCCAGGAGATCTCCTCCTGGAGGGCGACGAGACGCTCGTAGCGCTCCTGGACGACCTTCTTGGGGATCTGCCCCTCCATGGTGGCCGCCGGCGTTCCGGGGCGCTTGGAGTACTGGAACGTGAACGCCTGCGCGAAGCGGGCCTCGCGGACCGCGTGCAGGGTCTGCTCGAAGTCCTCCTCGGTCTCGCCGGGGAAGCCCACGATGATGTCGGTGGTGATCGCCGCGTGCGGGATACCGGCCCGTACCTTCTCGATGATCCCCAGGTAGCGCTCCTGGCGGTACGAGCGGCGCATCGCCTTCAGGACCGTGTCCGAGCCGGACTGCATCGGCATGTGCAGCTGCGGCATGACGTTCGGCGTCTCGGCCATCGCGGCGATCACGTCGTCCGTGAAGTCGCGCGGGTGCGGCGAGGTGAAGCGCACCCGCTCCAGGCCCTCGATCCTGCCGCAGGCGCGGAGCAGCTTGCTGAAGGCCTCGCGGTCGCCGATGTCGCTGCCGTAAGCGTTTACGTTCTGCCCGAGCAGCGTGATCTCCGAGACGCCCTCGCCGACCAGTGCCTCGATCTCGGCCAGGATGTCGCCGGTCCTGCGGTCCTTCTCCTTGCCGCGCAGCGCCGGGACGATGCAGAAGGTACAGGTGTTGTTGCACCCGACGGAGATGGAGACCCAGGCGGCGTACGCGCTCTCGCGGCGGGTCGGCAGCGTCGAGGGGAACGCCTCAAGGGACTCGGCGATCTCGACCTGCGCCTCTTCCTGCACGCGGGCGCGCTCCAGGAGGACCGGCAGCTTGCCGATGTTGTGCGTCCCGAAGACGACGTCCACCCAGGGAGCACGCTTCACGATGGTGTCGCGGTCCTTCTGGGCGAGACAGCCGCCGACGGCGATCTGCATGCCGGGGCGTTTCGTCTTCATCGGGGCGAGCCGGCCGAGGTTGCCGTACAGCCTGTTGTCGGCGTTCTCCCGTACCGCGCAGGTGTTGAAGACGACGACATCCGCGTCGCCGTCCGCGTCCTTGGGCGCGCGTACGTAACCGGCATCCTCCAAGAGGCCCGACAGGCGTTCGGAGTCATGGACGTTCATCTGGCACCCGTAAGTGCGCACTTCGTATGTCTTGGATTCCTGAACGTCCACTGCCTGGCTCCGGTCGCTGCTGCTCATGTGACAAGGGTAGGCGGTACCCGGAGTACCTCTTGTCTCCCTAGGCGTCAGCGGGCGTCCACCCCTGGCTCCGCAGGATCTCGGACACGTTCGGCGCTCTGTAGTGGTCCCCCTTGAGCACCTTGCCGTCGTCCCGGCGGGCGACGCGGCCGTCGGGGCCCAGCTTCGTCATGTTGGACCGGTGGATCTCGGCGATCACCGCGTCGAGGTCGATCCCGTGGACGAGTGCCGTGCCGTACGCCACGTACACGACGTCGGCGAGCTCGTGCGCCAGCCGGTCCAGGGGGCCCGTGACCGAGACCTCGGCGACTTCGGCGGCCTCCTCGGCAAGAAGTTCACCGCGATGCGCGGCGAGCTCCGGGGAGACCTCCGTCGGGACGGTGCGGGCGGCGAGACCGAAAGCCAGGTGGAATTCACGGACCAGGGAGGCGGGAGAGGCTTGCGTCGAGGGCTCCGTAGGGGAATGCATCAGGCGACCCTATCCAGGGGAGTCCGGAGAGGTTGTCCGCATCCGGCGGAGTCAGGAGAACCTGCCTGCACAATCACAGCTCGCCCTGCTGACGGGGTCCCGTCAACGCTGACGCCCCCTCCGCACCCCGCGAGCCCCGCCCTGGCCAGAACCGCGCCCGGACTGGCAGGATCGCGCGCATGTTCCAGGCACTCCCCCACATCGGCAGGCGCCGCGCGCTGTTCGGTTCGGCTGCCGGTTTCGTGGTCTTCGGGCTGCTGCTGTGGTGGCTGCTGCCGCTGGGCGAGGAGTCTCCTGGCGGGACGATCACGTTCAGCACGGGTACGCCGACCGGCGTCTACCAGAAGTACGGCGAGCTCCTTCAGGGCGCCCTCGCCAAGGACATGCCGCGTCTGGACGTACAGCTCCTGAACAGCGACGGCTCGCAGGAGAACGTCCGCCGTGTGGCCACGGGGTACGCCGACTTCACCGTCGCGG harbors:
- a CDS encoding class III extradiol dioxygenase subunit B-like domain-containing protein; this translates as MLVAAAVCPCPPLLVPDVAAGAAPELDAARAACTDALGVLAASRPDLLVVVGPAEQNGRGPHLEGTGGSFRGFGVDLDVRLGNVRLGSGASDPGVSERELPASLAVAAWLLERTGWSDAPVEGLGVGEPLEAERCIQVGESIGARAGRVALLVMGDASACRTLKAPGYLDERAAGFDAGVARALEAADVPALKALDAELAQELKVSGRAPWQVLAGAAEGAGLGGALLYEDAPYGVGYLVAAWS
- a CDS encoding MazG nucleotide pyrophosphohydrolase domain-containing protein, giving the protein MHSPTEPSTQASPASLVREFHLAFGLAARTVPTEVSPELAAHRGELLAEEAAEVAEVSVTGPLDRLAHELADVVYVAYGTALVHGIDLDAVIAEIHRSNMTKLGPDGRVARRDDGKVLKGDHYRAPNVSEILRSQGWTPADA
- the miaA gene encoding tRNA (adenosine(37)-N6)-dimethylallyltransferase MiaA; protein product: MRSAPPAPRVIAVVGPTAAGKSDLGVFLAQRLGGEVVNADSMQLYRGMDIGTAKLTPEERGGIPHHLLDIWDVTVTASVAEYQRLARARIDALLAEGSWPILVGGSGLYVRGAVDNLEFPGTDPEVRARLEEELTLRGSGALHARLAMADPEAAHAILPSNGRRIVRALEVIEITGKPFTANLPGHDSVYDTLQIGVDVARPELDERIARRVDRMWEAGLVDEVRALEAQGLREGRTAARALGYQQVLAALAGECDEEEARAETVRATKRFARRQDSWFRRDPRVHWLSGAAADLTELPQLALALVERPVTA
- the miaB gene encoding tRNA (N6-isopentenyl adenosine(37)-C2)-methylthiotransferase MiaB is translated as MSSSDRSQAVDVQESKTYEVRTYGCQMNVHDSERLSGLLEDAGYVRAPKDADGDADVVVFNTCAVRENADNRLYGNLGRLAPMKTKRPGMQIAVGGCLAQKDRDTIVKRAPWVDVVFGTHNIGKLPVLLERARVQEEAQVEIAESLEAFPSTLPTRRESAYAAWVSISVGCNNTCTFCIVPALRGKEKDRRTGDILAEIEALVGEGVSEITLLGQNVNAYGSDIGDREAFSKLLRACGRIEGLERVRFTSPHPRDFTDDVIAAMAETPNVMPQLHMPMQSGSDTVLKAMRRSYRQERYLGIIEKVRAGIPHAAITTDIIVGFPGETEEDFEQTLHAVREARFAQAFTFQYSKRPGTPAATMEGQIPKKVVQERYERLVALQEEISWDENKKQVGRTLELMVAEGEGRKDGATHRLSGRAPDNRLVHFTKPDEDVRPGDVVTVEITYAAPHHLLAEGAVLNVRRTRAGDAWEKRNAAAAAKPAGVMLGLPKIGAPEPLPVAASSGCGCD
- a CDS encoding antitoxin, producing MGLLDNLKAKLAPAKDKVSDLAQQHGDKVSHGLDKAAKVVDEKTKHKYSDKIQTGTGKAKGAMDRLAHKDSNGATPPPDAPSPPTAS
- a CDS encoding gliding motility protein, with the translated sequence MQADTLTAETEAEVAEEAKGSSETEDEATAETAGAATTEDVEIPKQQTAEKAADNEAGEGARK